GCACCGTCTGGTGATTTTATCTTCGTCAAAATACTCACGATTGATATTCTCACTATCATCAACCACCAATAATCACACACCAAACCAAGACCTGGTACGACGCTCGCGTCAAAGAGCCATGGCATCTATCGCAATGGAAACATCTACAGATCGAGGTAAAGTAAGAGAAGAACGCATCCGGGTGTTCAACTCGTCTACTGTGTCCTGCACCCAAATCCTTCTCGATATCTTTCATCGATCGAGAAGCGCACTTGGGTGGGTTCGGGCCCAGGAAATGAGTTGATCTGAGAAATACCGGTGAACTTGATCTGGATAATACCAGCGAAAGGACATGCTTCTTTGGCAATCCCTGCTCCCGTGCACGAGTGATGAGAACTTGAGTGTACTAACCCGTGCAGCATCACGCTTGATCTTTCAAAATGTCGACTGATAAGATCACTTTCCTCACCAACTGGTTAGGATTGCCCTGCGCGTGATGACTGTTACGAATGTGAGTTGACGAAGTCGTCAGGCACGCTACGCCCTACCACGCCCCGCTGTATCTGGCTCAGGCCAAGGGATACTTCAAAGAAGAAGGCATCAAGGTCGCTCTTCTTGAGCCCAACGACCCCAGCGTATGGATTTCTTGACCGAGATACCTTAAAGAGTGCCCGCTGATCAGATCGCAGGATGTCACCGAGATCATCGGTACCGGCAAAGTCGACCTCGGCTTCAAGGCCATGATTCACACCCTTGCCGTATGCTTTGTCCTCATGCGTCCTGTAACATTCCAAACTAATTCCATATTCAGGCCAAGGCTCGCGACTTCCCCGTCCTGTCGATCGGCAGTCTCCTCGACGAGCCCTTCACCGGCGTCGTCTACCTCAAGGACTCGGGCATCACCACCGACTTCCGCTCCCTCAAGGGCAAGCGCATCGGCTACGTCGGCGAATTCGGCAAGATTCAGATCGATGAGCTGACATCGCACTACGGTATGACACCCGATGAGTACACCGCCGTGCGCTGCGGCATGAACGTCTCCAAGGCCATCATCGAGGGCACCATTGACGCCGGCATCGGTCTGGAGAACGTCCAGATGGTCGAGCTTGAGGAGTGGCTCGCCGCTCAGGGCCGTCCCAAGACGGACGTGCAGATGCTTCGCATCGACGAGCTCGCCGAGCTTGGATGCTGCTGCTTCTGCACCATCCTGTACATCGGCAACGAGACCTTCATCGCCGAGAACCCGGACAAGGTGCGCAAGTTCATGAAAGCCGTCAAGAAGGCGACGGACTTCGTGCTGGAGGACCCGGAGCAGGCTTGGAAGGAGTATGTCGACTTCAAGCCCGTCATGGGCTCCGACCTGAACCGCAAGATCTTTGAACGCAGCTTTGCCTACTTCTCGCACGATCTGAAGAATGTTCAGCGCGACTGGACCAAGGTTACCAAATACGGCAAGAGGCTTGGTGTCCTGGATGAGAGCTTCAAGCCCAACTACACCAACGAGTTCCTCGAGTGGACTCTTGATGAGGACTCTGCGGACCCTACTGGAGACCAGAAGAGAATGGTTGAGCTTCAGAATGAGGTTTCTTGCCGCGGTGGCTTCCGCCGCTTGAAGCTTCAGTCTGCTGTCAAGGCCTAAAGTTGCCATAATACAGACATCTTAGGTATCGTTTCGATGTGAGATTCCACTCAATCGAGCGCATGCTTGTACCCGCTCCAGGAACTGTCTGTCGTTCTAGATCAGTAGTTGTCATTCTTTAGAGTAAAATGAAAAGAATTCCTGGAAACCTTTGGGCAAATCGTGAAATATCAACCATTCTTCTACGCTCCCGGTGATCTTATGAGGGAAATCTGAGCATAGTTGGGAGGATCATGAGATTCGATGGAAATACCCTAAAGTACTCCGAAGGTTGCGTAGGATGACAGCGGCAAGAAAAGTGGAGGTCGCCTCGACCAGCTCGATCTTGCTTTGGGCTCTTATCTTGTCTCACATGAATCTATCTGAATTGTGGTGTATCGACCGTGAGACAACGCTTCGCCGGCTCCGGGCTCCGGGCATCACGGCCACCCGCATCGTATTGGCCTTGTGTATGTACGTGCAACATCGAGTCAGCACCGAACCGTTCAGTACTACCACGATTGGCAGGTCCAAACTAGAAACCCATGTGACTGAACCCAAAGCTCAGAGATGGATGGCATCGAGATAATATCAAGTGGGTTGGATGGTCCATCTCTCACCAAGATCCCCGTCGTAGCAAAAGTCCCCTCTGCTGGGAACAATCGCACCATCGACAAGTGCGGCATGATTCTGCTTGGCAGACGTCTATCAAGTATCTCATCGAGAAACAAACAGAAGTTTGGTGATACAATTGGTCGCGACCTAATTTCCACGTGCTGCCAATCTACGGTTCGCGAGGATCCGCTTGGATCCCGTCAACCATCCGATAAGAAGACCTGTAACATGACGGAAGATTCGCAATAAGACAGACCCATCGACGGTCGGACGAAGCTACGCAAATCACCACCCGTAGACGCCCCAACAAACCCTAGCCGTTATACAAGCATCAGGTGACGACCTGGTCCCTACATGGCACCGCCCGATAAAGCTCACCCTAGGCTATGCTTCTTTTTCCCGCCGCAGACTTAACCGCACGACCCCCGTTAACCCGCACCATCTCTTACTTGAGAGAAAAGGAAACGTTGGTTGGCTACACAAAGAAGTGAGACACGAAGATCCGCATGTCGGGTCGTTTCTGGGCGGCGTCTGGTGCAGGGCGAATCAGAGCCACAAGGACCCCTGGGGATCGCCTCTCCAAGTCTTATGGGTAAAAGGTCATTGAAGCCATTCTCCGGCCGGGATTGGTTCCCTCCCCCATGTCCCAGAGACCCGCCAGCGTTGTGGCAGCTCATGCTTAATTTTGAGGCGATATAACCCAATCAACCACTCATGTGAGCGCAGCTAACATTTAGCATTAGGCTGTTCTGCTGCGAGATCAAGGGGAGAAGGGGGAATAAAGGCCGTACGATCATCAACAATGCCCCATCTCCGTAACCTGATAATAGCGACTTGTTGTTGCCTCCCCGTTTAAGTTGCCCTTAGGATTCGTTCTCGAAAATGGAACATGGGTCTCTAGCGCAGCTGCTACCTCGCCCGATCCGCAAAGCCACTGCCGTGTCGAGGAGGTGCAGAAGATGTTCCTGGACGGAAGAGGGGGATCGACATCCCAACACCCCATGTCCGCAGCGCCCAACACGACATTGTAACCAACGCACACCAACGCATCACAGCGACCAGCTCACCAGCCCTGTTGGTCCGGTCTAGTACACCAGCAGTTTTCCCGCCCCTGGGCCCCGACGGTGAACTTGCGTCTCGACTTGAGGCTCTCTGCGGCCTCCTGGTTGGTCCCCGGCACTTCTCACCGCGGGTCCCTTTAATTCAAACCGCTACAGGGGGCCCACGATGCGTCTCTTCCAACGAGAGCGTCGGGTCATGGATGCGGCTCGCTTGAAGGGCCTGGATTCGAGCTGTCATCGACTGCGGATCTGCCCACCTGCCCGACTTGGAAGGGTGAATGGCCACTCGATGCGGTCACTGCGGAAGGGAAAaggaatagttcgtaaaccAGCTCAGATAGCGTTGCTGCAGTGCGCTGGATCATGGTCCATGGGATCATGCAGATGGACGAAGGATGGTATAAGACCGGTCGGTCTGCTGCACCTTGGATATCGTGTTCATCAAGCATCGCCTTCAACACTCAGCCAGGCTTCTCAATCATATCACAGGTCACAGCCATTCGTTTAGACACCATCCACTCGCTCACTATACAACTCACTCGCTCATCTCAACGCCTCACTGATACCCAAACCCAACGTCACGATGCACGCCGCAACAATCCTCGCGCTCCTCCccctcgccgccgtcgcGGCTCCCTCACGCCGCGCTCAGCCCGCACCCCTCATCAAGCCGCGGGGCGCAACTCTCGTGGCGGACAAGTACATCGTCCGCCTCAAGAATGAGGCCAAGACCGGCGCTCTTCAAAGCGTCATGAAGACCTTCTCCGCTGACGCCGACCACGTCTACAACTTTGCCGGTAGCGAGAGTGGCAGCATCCCCTACCTCCGCGGATTCGCGTCTACGCTGAACGCGACCGAACTCGAGAGCCTCCAGAATGACCCGGACGTCGACTTTATCGAGCAGGACGCCATCGTGACGATCAAGGCTACGCAGAGGAGCGCGCCATGGGGTCTTGCCAGATTGTCCAGCACAGCGCCGGGTTCGACTACGTATAGCTACGATGAGAGCGCCGGAGAGGGCACCTGTGCTTACATTGTCGATACCGGCATTGATATCGAGCACCCAGTGAGTCTTCGTCCAACCTCATACCCAACAAGCGAGACCTGCAAAGCTGACCTCTTCAAAGGACTTTGAAGGCCGCGCCACCTTCCTCGCAAACTTCGCCGACAGCTCAGACACGGACGGCCAGGGCCACGGCACCCACGTCGCCGGCACAGTCGGCTCCGCAACCTACGGCGTCGCCAAGAAGACCTAGCTCTTCGCCGTGAAGGTCCTCGAC
The DNA window shown above is from Colletotrichum lupini chromosome 7, complete sequence and carries:
- a CDS encoding subtilase, with amino-acid sequence MTAARKVEVASTSSILLWALILSHMNLSELWCIDRETTLRRLRAPGITATRIVLALCMYVQHRVSTEPSEMDGIEIISSGLDGPSLTKIPVVAKVPSAGNNRTIDKCGMILLGRRLSSISSRNKQKFGDTIGRDLISTCCQSTVREDPLGSRQPSDKKTSVIQASGDDLVPTWHRPIKLTLGYASFSRRRLNRTTPVNPHHLLLERKGNVGWLHKEGESEPQGPLGIASPSLMGKRSLKPFSGRDWFPPPCPRDPPAFIRLFCCEIKGRRGNKGRTIINNAPSPAAATSPDPQSHCRVEEVQKMFLDGRGGSTSQHPMSAAPNTTFSPALLVRSSTPAVFPPLGPDGELASRLEALCGLLGAHDASLPTRASGHGCGSLEGPGFELSSTADLPTCPTWKGEWPLDACAGSWSMGSCRWTKDGIRPVGLLHLGYRTPSTRSLYNSLAHLNASLIPKPNVTMHAATILALLPLAAVAAPSRRAQPAPLIKPRGATLVADKYIVRLKNEAKTGALQSVMKTFSADADHVYNFAGSESGSIPYLRGFASTLNATELESLQNDPDVDFIEQDAIVTIKATQRSAPWGLARLSSTAPGSTTYSYDESAGEGTCAYIVDTGIDIEHPDFEGRATFLANFADSSDTDGQGHGTHVAGTLFAVKVLDSNGEGTNSGVIAGMDFVATDAAGQTGCAKGVVVNMSLGGQTSTAVNQAAAAIVKAGHFLAVAAGNEAADASTSSPASEESVCTVGATTKTDALAEYSNFGASVDILAPGTNIMSTWPGGKTNTISGTSMASPHIAGLAAYLLGLGSAPSDPVQLCSYIAETALDGAISQVPRQTVNKLANNGFAGNGTAKATDGSVVGRQLNRKFAPRA